One region of Brachybacterium saurashtrense genomic DNA includes:
- a CDS encoding SDR family NAD(P)-dependent oxidoreductase: MRNRLALITGGTRGIGRATSLRLAQDGWDLVLGYARDEHAATATKSAAEALGVECSTVRADLTTDAGIDELFDAASSQMGRLDAVVNNVGATLQISGLAETPPQTIRRVIDLNLTSAILVARRAVQQLGSGGVLVNVSSGAATTGAPGEYVHYAAAKAGVDALTKGLAIEVAPRGIRVVGVAPGTVDTQVHADAGDPGRPERVARTHPMGRVGRPEEIASVIAFALSADAGYVTGTTIRAAGGV; this comes from the coding sequence ATGCGGAACCGCCTGGCGCTCATCACCGGAGGAACCCGAGGGATAGGGAGAGCCACGTCGCTCCGACTCGCCCAGGACGGGTGGGACCTCGTCCTCGGGTACGCGCGTGACGAGCACGCCGCCACCGCGACGAAGTCCGCGGCGGAGGCACTGGGCGTGGAGTGCTCGACGGTCCGCGCCGACCTGACGACCGACGCGGGGATCGATGAGCTGTTCGACGCCGCATCGTCCCAGATGGGTCGGCTCGACGCCGTGGTGAACAACGTGGGCGCGACCCTCCAGATCTCCGGACTCGCCGAGACGCCCCCGCAGACCATCCGCCGCGTCATCGACCTCAACCTGACGTCGGCCATCCTGGTGGCGCGGCGGGCGGTGCAGCAGCTGGGCTCCGGCGGCGTGCTCGTCAACGTCTCCTCCGGAGCGGCCACCACCGGCGCGCCGGGCGAGTACGTGCATTACGCGGCGGCCAAAGCGGGCGTCGACGCCCTCACGAAAGGTCTCGCGATCGAGGTCGCGCCTCGCGGGATCAGAGTCGTCGGGGTGGCGCCCGGGACCGTCGACACGCAGGTGCATGCCGACGCAGGAGACCCAGGACGGCCCGAGAGGGTCGCGCGCACGCATCCGATGGGCCGAGTCGGCCGGCCCGAGGAGATCGCCTCGGTCATCGCCTTCGCGCTCTCGGCCGACGCCGGCTACGTCACGGGGACGACCATCCGCGCTGCCGGCGGGGTCTGA
- a CDS encoding TrmH family RNA methyltransferase, which translates to MAGAQLRRITDLADPALDDYLRMTDVKLRSRVEVERGLFMAESYEVISRAMDAGMAPRSFLMSEKWLERFAPLYERYPEVPVFVGAEPLLEQLTGFHLHRGALAAMQRPELPGVAELLAGARTVAVLEDIVDHTNVGAMFRSAAALGVDAVLVTPRCADPLYRRSIRVSMGTVFQVPWTRLPAWPGEGIDLLHEAGLDVLALALTDGAAALDEVDLGPQRKVALVLGAEGHGLTPATLRAADEHVVIPMAGGVDSLNVAAASAVVLWQRRAMLGAV; encoded by the coding sequence GTGGCGGGCGCGCAGCTGCGGCGGATCACCGATCTCGCCGATCCGGCGCTGGACGACTACCTGCGCATGACGGACGTGAAGCTCCGCTCCCGCGTGGAGGTGGAGCGCGGCCTGTTCATGGCCGAGAGCTACGAGGTGATCTCCCGCGCGATGGACGCCGGGATGGCGCCGCGCTCCTTCCTCATGAGCGAGAAGTGGCTGGAGCGGTTCGCGCCCCTGTACGAGCGTTACCCCGAGGTGCCCGTGTTCGTGGGCGCCGAGCCGCTGCTCGAGCAGCTCACCGGCTTCCACCTGCATCGCGGCGCGCTCGCGGCGATGCAGCGCCCCGAGCTGCCCGGCGTCGCGGAGCTGCTGGCGGGGGCGCGCACCGTCGCCGTGCTCGAGGACATCGTGGACCACACCAACGTGGGCGCCATGTTCCGCTCCGCCGCGGCGCTCGGCGTGGACGCGGTGCTGGTGACGCCGCGCTGCGCGGATCCGCTGTACCGCCGCTCGATCCGCGTCTCCATGGGCACCGTCTTCCAGGTGCCGTGGACGCGCCTGCCGGCCTGGCCCGGCGAGGGCATCGACCTGCTGCACGAGGCCGGCCTCGACGTGCTCGCCCTGGCGCTGACCGACGGCGCGGCGGCGCTGGACGAGGTGGACCTGGGCCCGCAGCGGAAGGTCGCGCTCGTGCTCGGAGCCGAGGGGCACGGTCTGACGCCGGCGACCCTGCGCGCGGCCGACGAGCACGTGGTGATCCCCATGGCCGGGGGAGTGGACTCCCTCAACGTCGCCGCGGCGAGCGCCGTGGTGCTGTGGCAGCGGCGGGCGATGCTCGGCGCCGTCTGA
- a CDS encoding ABC transporter ATP-binding protein encodes MSVAAAALNDVTVRRSGTAILDAVSLEVGEGERWAVLGPNGAGKSTLIRLLSARMHPTAGTVDILGEQLGKVDIFELRPLIGLASQELADTIPADETAENVVVTAGYGVVGRWREEYDEVDLERARTLLAAFGVGDRADRLFGTLSTGERKRVLAARALMTDPELLLLDEPAAGLDLGGRESLVRTLGRLAKDPATPVTVLVTHHVEEIPPGYTHVALLREGGRVAAGPIEETLTSQNLTRTFGLPLVVEQRGERFTARSLSLD; translated from the coding sequence ATGTCCGTCGCAGCAGCAGCCCTGAACGATGTCACCGTCCGCCGCAGCGGCACCGCGATCCTCGACGCGGTCTCCCTCGAGGTGGGGGAGGGGGAGCGCTGGGCGGTGCTCGGCCCCAACGGCGCCGGGAAGTCCACCCTGATCCGTCTGCTCTCGGCCCGGATGCACCCCACCGCCGGCACCGTGGACATCCTCGGGGAGCAGCTGGGGAAGGTGGACATCTTCGAACTGCGGCCGCTGATCGGCCTGGCCAGCCAGGAGCTCGCCGACACCATCCCGGCCGACGAGACCGCCGAGAACGTGGTGGTCACCGCCGGGTACGGCGTGGTGGGCCGCTGGCGCGAGGAGTACGACGAGGTGGACCTGGAGCGCGCCCGCACCCTGCTGGCCGCCTTCGGCGTGGGCGACCGCGCCGACCGCCTGTTCGGCACCCTCTCCACCGGGGAGCGCAAGCGGGTGCTCGCCGCCCGCGCCCTGATGACCGATCCGGAGCTGCTGCTGCTGGACGAGCCCGCCGCCGGGCTGGACCTGGGCGGCCGCGAGTCGCTGGTGCGCACCCTGGGCCGGCTCGCGAAGGATCCCGCGACGCCCGTGACCGTGCTGGTCACCCATCACGTGGAGGAGATCCCGCCGGGGTACACGCACGTGGCGCTGCTGCGCGAGGGCGGCCGGGTGGCCGCCGGACCAATCGAGGAGACCCTCACCTCCCAGAACCTCACCCGCACCTTCGGGCTGCCGCTGGTGGTCGAGCAGCGCGGGGAGCGCTTCACCGCCCGCTCGCTCTCCCTGGACTGA
- a CDS encoding RNB domain-containing ribonuclease: MPHRPLSLHAPRGSIAAEELRAGIDALLADHEGGVPLEFPAQVLAAAEAAAERSHSAPGRADRTDVPFVTLDPDSSTDLDQAMHLARTEAGFRVLYAIADVPSFVALDGPIDHEARRRGETLYLPDRRIPLHPEVLSEGAASLLPQQITPAFVWVLDLDESGEVVGIDLERALVRSVAKLAYDQVQEELDRGEGHPMMLLLQEIGALRTALESRRGGASLNVPEQEVVAEDGAVHLTWRRPHPIEDANAQLSLMTGMAAAQLMLEHGAGILRTMPPAEPAAVDRFRRQSEALGAPWPADQRYGDFLRSLDWRDPVHLALLNQATSLFRGASYAAFTRAEELPEDVEQSAIAAPYAHTTAPLRRLVDRFVLLVCHAHARGERPAPELLAALGEIPEAMQSTGVRAGNLERAALELVETAALAAWVGETMEATVIERREASGDGNGDGAPTRVEIQLSEPPVTAWVPMDAAPGERVRVRLDSVEPRARFVPADGAEPA, from the coding sequence GTGCCGCACCGCCCGCTGTCCCTGCACGCCCCGCGCGGCTCGATCGCGGCCGAGGAGCTGCGTGCCGGGATCGACGCCCTGCTGGCGGACCACGAGGGCGGCGTGCCGCTGGAGTTCCCCGCGCAGGTGCTCGCCGCCGCGGAGGCCGCCGCCGAGCGGTCGCACAGCGCACCGGGGCGCGCCGACCGCACCGACGTGCCGTTCGTGACGCTGGACCCGGACAGCTCCACCGATCTGGACCAGGCGATGCATCTGGCGCGCACCGAGGCGGGGTTCCGGGTGCTGTACGCCATCGCGGACGTCCCCTCCTTCGTGGCGCTGGACGGCCCGATCGATCACGAGGCGCGGCGGCGCGGCGAGACCCTCTACCTCCCCGACCGGCGGATCCCGCTGCACCCCGAGGTGCTCTCCGAGGGCGCCGCCTCCCTGCTGCCGCAGCAGATCACGCCCGCGTTCGTGTGGGTCCTGGACCTCGACGAGTCCGGCGAGGTGGTGGGCATCGACCTGGAGCGGGCGCTGGTGCGCTCGGTCGCGAAGCTCGCCTACGACCAGGTGCAGGAGGAGCTCGACCGCGGCGAGGGGCACCCGATGATGCTCCTGCTGCAGGAGATCGGGGCGCTGCGCACGGCGCTGGAGTCCCGGCGCGGCGGGGCCAGCCTCAACGTGCCCGAGCAGGAGGTGGTCGCCGAGGACGGCGCCGTGCACCTCACCTGGCGCCGCCCCCATCCGATCGAGGACGCCAACGCCCAGCTCTCCCTCATGACGGGGATGGCCGCCGCGCAGCTGATGCTCGAGCACGGCGCGGGGATCCTGCGCACCATGCCGCCGGCCGAGCCCGCCGCCGTGGACCGCTTCCGCCGTCAGAGCGAGGCGCTGGGCGCGCCCTGGCCCGCCGACCAGCGCTACGGCGACTTCCTGCGCTCCCTGGACTGGCGCGACCCGGTGCACCTGGCGCTGCTGAACCAGGCCACGAGCCTGTTCCGCGGCGCCTCCTACGCCGCGTTCACCCGCGCCGAGGAGCTGCCGGAGGACGTCGAGCAGTCCGCGATCGCCGCCCCCTATGCCCACACCACCGCGCCGCTGCGCCGGCTGGTGGACCGCTTCGTGCTGCTGGTCTGCCACGCCCACGCGCGGGGCGAGCGGCCCGCCCCGGAGCTGCTGGCCGCGCTCGGCGAGATCCCCGAGGCGATGCAGTCCACCGGGGTGCGGGCCGGGAACCTCGAGCGCGCCGCGCTGGAGCTGGTGGAGACCGCGGCGCTGGCCGCCTGGGTGGGCGAGACGATGGAGGCCACCGTGATCGAGCGGCGTGAGGCGAGCGGGGACGGGAACGGCGACGGCGCCCCCACCCGGGTCGAGATCCAGCTCTCCGAGCCGCCGGTCACCGCCTGGGTGCCGATGGACGCCGCGCCCGGCGAGAGGGTGCGGGTGCGGCTGGACTCCGTGGAGCCGCGGGCGCGGTTCGTCCCGGCCGACGGCGCCGAGCCCGCATGA